Part of the Pirellulales bacterium genome is shown below.
CTGCCCGAATTGCTCCGGGCCGAAGCGGCCGCTGGAATTCGGGGCTCGCACAAGGCCGTGATCATGATCTTCCTGCCGGGCGGCCCGCCGCACCAGGATTTTCTTGATCTGAAGCCAAACGCCCCGGCTGAAATACGTGGCGAGTTTTCGCCGCTCAAGACGAACGTGCCGGGGATCGAGATATGCGAGCTGCTGCCGAAGCTGGCCGGGATGATGGACAAGCTGGTCGTGATCCGTTCGATTGTCGGAGCGACCGGCGACCACTATTCATTCCAGTGCATGACCGGCCGCACTCATCGGCAGCAGCCGCCGGGCGGCTGGCCTTCGATCGGCTCCGTGCTCTCGAAGCTCAAGGGCGCGAGCGACCCGTCGGTGCCGCCGTTCGTCGGGCTCGCGCCGAAGATGGGGCACATGCCCTGGGCCGACCCCGGGCAACCGGGCTTCCTCGGAATCGCCCATGCTCCCTTCAAACCCGAGGGGGACGGCAAAGGCGACATGGTGCTCGACGGAATCTCACTCGAACGGCTCCGCGATCGCCGCGCGCTACTAACCGCATTTGATCGCTTCCGCCGCGACGCCGATTCCACCGGCACGATGCAAGGGATGGATTCTTTCAACCAGCAAGCCCTGGGCGTGCTCACGTCGAGCAAGCTGGCCGACGCGCTCGATCTGTCGAAAGAGGACCCCCGCGTCGTCGAGCGCTACGGCCAGGGCGATCCCAAGAACCGCGATGACGGCGGGCCGAAGCTGATGTCGCATTTCTTGATCGCTCGCCGGCTCGTCGAAGCCGGGGCGCGGTGCGTCACCTGCGCGTTCAGCCGTTGGGATTGGCACGGGCAGAACTTCAAGGC
Proteins encoded:
- a CDS encoding DUF1501 domain-containing protein; the protein is MLTILGQPQRHPFCDGIKRRDFLKIGGLAMGGVALPELLRAEAAAGIRGSHKAVIMIFLPGGPPHQDFLDLKPNAPAEIRGEFSPLKTNVPGIEICELLPKLAGMMDKLVVIRSIVGATGDHYSFQCMTGRTHRQQPPGGWPSIGSVLSKLKGASDPSVPPFVGLAPKMGHMPWADPGQPGFLGIAHAPFKPEGDGKGDMVLDGISLERLRDRRALLTAFDRFRRDADSTGTMQGMDSFNQQALGVLTSSKLADALDLSKEDPRVVERYGQGDPKNRDDGGPKLMSHFLIARRLVEAGARCVTCAFSRWDWHGQNFKAAREDMPLLDQGVSALVEDLHQRGLDRDVSVVVWGEFGRTPKINKDAGRDHWPQVSCAMLAGGGMRTGQVIGATNRLAEYPVQRPVTFGEVFATLYHNLGIDINTTTIRDLTGRPQYLVDHVQPMRELI